From Oryza sativa Japonica Group chromosome 4, ASM3414082v1, one genomic window encodes:
- the LOC9272463 gene encoding pEARLI1-like lipid transfer protein 1, producing the protein MPVNPFCPWDAVKFGACAGVLGVVGVQAGAHLGSKCCALVDGLAAAEAAACFCTTIKESVLGIPTEWTVGVSVLVSTCKTELPDGFKCV; encoded by the coding sequence ATGCCGGTGAACCCGTTCTGCCCGTGGGACGCCGTCAAGTTCGGCGCGTGCGCCGGCGTGCTGGGCGTCGTGGGCGTGCAGGCTGGCGCCCACCTCGGGAGCAAGTGCTGCGCGCTCGTCGACGGGCTCGccgcggccgaggcggcggcgtgcttCTGCACCACCATCAAGGAGAGCGTGCTCGGGATCCCCACGGAGTGGACCGTCGGCGTCAGCGTCCTCGTCAGCACCTGCAAGACGGAGCTCCCTGACGGCTTCAAATGTGTCTGA
- the LOC4337188 gene encoding uncharacterized protein gives MSCCPCTTTTSSPLSLPRPACRGRWSGGGGSSANAAAWRARGGGAKRSLVVAASGSKDETAEGKKQEEESEFNPFGFVTDNPSSRGAIQLPESPAQDGNVGQMLYRIEDKGREFGSRVKSGKLRWFVRETGSAGARRGTVVFIHGAPSQSFSYRMVMSQMADAGYHCFAPDWIGFGFSDMPQPGYGFDYTEEEFHKSLDELLSTLNITEPFFLVVQGFLVGSYGLTWALKNSSKVLKVAILNSPLTVSSPVPGLFNQLRLPLFGEFTCQNAVLAERFIEAGSPYVLKSEKADVYRLPYLSSGAPGFALLEAARKANFRDVLSRISAGFASNSWEKPILLAWGISDKYLPLPIAEEFQKGNPAAIKLEPIEGAGHMPQEDWPEKVVTALRSFL, from the exons atgtcctGCTGCccctgcaccaccaccacctcgtctCCTCTCTCCCTGCCACGCCCCGCTTGCAGAGGCAGgtggtccggcggcggcggcagcagcgccaACGCCGCCGCTTGGAGGgcgcgtggaggaggagcgaagCGGAGTTTGGTAgtcgcggcgagcggcagcaaGGATGAGACGGCGGAGGGGAAAAAGCAGGAGGAGGAGTCGGAGTTCAACCCGTTCGGGTTCGTGACGGACAACCCGTCGAGCCGCGGCGCCATCCAGCTGCCGGAGTCGCCCGCCCAGGACGGCAATGTCGGCCAGATGCTCTAC AGGATCGAGGACAAGGGGAGGGAGTTCGGCTCAAGAGTGAAATCAGGAAAGCTGCGGTGGTTTGTGAGGGAAACAG GTTCCGCTGGTGCACGACGTGGGACTGTCGTGTTTATTCACGGTGCTCCATCTCAGTCATTTAGCTATCGTATGGTTATGTCTCAG ATGGCAGATGCTGGCTACCACTGCTTTGCTCCTGATTGGATAGGATTTGGGTTCAGTGATATGCCACAGCCCGGATATGGATTCGACTACACAG AAGAGGAGTTCCACAAGTCACTCGATGAGCTTCTTAGTACTTTAAATATCACTGAGCCATTCTTCTTAGTTGTCCAG GGATTTCTTGTAGGTTCATATGGGCTAACATGGGCACTAAAGAACTCAAGCAAAGTTCTGAAGGTAGCAATTCTTAACAGTCCACTCACTGTTTCTTCTCCAGTGCCTGGATTGTTTAACCAGCTAAG GTTGCCACTTTTTGGTGAATTTACCTGCCAAAATGCTGTTTTGGCTGAGAGATTCATTGAAGCAGGTAGCCC CTATGTGCTAAAGTCGGAGAAGGCTGATGTATACAGATTACCATATCTATCAAGTGGTGCACCTGGATTTG cattGCTTGAAGCTGCCAGGAAAGCTAACTTCCGAGATGTATTAAGTAGAATTTCAGCCGGGTTTGCATCCAACAG CTGGGAAAAACCAATATTGCTTGCATGGGGGATTTCTGATAAGTACTTGCCACTCCCCATAGCTGAGGAGTTCCAGAAAGGTAATCCTGCAGCCATAAAATTGGAGCCAATAGAAGGAGCTGGTCATATGCCTCAAGAGGACTg GCCAGAGAAGGTTGTGACGGCCCTAAGATCCTTCTTGTAG